A part of Lentimicrobium sp. L6 genomic DNA contains:
- a CDS encoding superinfection immunity protein, whose amino-acid sequence MEKYKNMITRIKKPLLVIGMIFPILILLFLFSDTYSSILVSSKILFYINAIILWVGLIVFYFIPIIIGLQKVHAKSILIINLLLGWTLLGWIGALIWAINSPEKNAPMQDPIIQPQQESLSKKEKANSESSNNILINDINKLVNLKEKGVLSEDEFQLAKKRLFTE is encoded by the coding sequence ATGGAAAAATATAAAAATATGATTACTAGAATAAAGAAACCTTTATTAGTAATAGGAATGATTTTTCCAATTTTGATTCTTCTTTTTCTCTTTAGTGATACTTATAGTTCTATTCTAGTCAGTAGCAAGATATTATTTTATATAAATGCTATTATTCTTTGGGTTGGCTTAATCGTTTTCTATTTTATTCCTATAATCATTGGCTTACAAAAGGTTCATGCTAAAAGCATTCTTATTATCAATCTATTATTAGGTTGGACTTTATTAGGTTGGATAGGTGCTTTAATATGGGCAATTAATTCACCAGAAAAAAATGCGCCTATGCAAGACCCTATAATACAGCCTCAACAAGAATCTTTATCTAAGAAGGAAAAAGCCAATTCTGAAAGCTCGAATAACATATTGATTAATGACATAAATAAATTAGTTAACTTAAAAGAAAAAGGTGTATTGTCTGAGGATGAATTCCAGTTAGCTAAAAAGAGGTTGTTTACTGAGTAA
- a CDS encoding SHOCT domain-containing protein: MEGGDVLEYLFYNTIGSIIVSIIGSYRKIGGGKAFLISFILNSIIGFVIVILSKSLKDSEDEKQIQEESINLQREAIEEQRKMNQKTDASNMTEQLERLAKLKKEGILNEEEFQKAKKKLID, translated from the coding sequence ATGGAAGGTGGAGATGTTTTGGAATATTTATTTTATAATACAATAGGGTCGATAATTGTTTCAATTATTGGTTCTTATCGTAAAATCGGCGGAGGTAAAGCGTTTTTAATTTCTTTTATTTTAAACTCTATAATAGGGTTTGTTATTGTCATCCTATCAAAAAGTTTGAAAGACTCTGAAGATGAAAAGCAAATCCAAGAAGAATCAATTAATTTACAAAGAGAAGCAATAGAAGAACAAAGAAAGATGAATCAAAAAACTGATGCTTCTAATATGACGGAGCAACTAGAAAGGTTGGCAAAGTTAAAGAAAGAAGGTATATTGAATGAAGAAGAATTTCAAAAAGCGAAGAAAAAACTAATTGATTAA